A single window of Helicobacter pylori DNA harbors:
- a CDS encoding MFS transporter produces MRFLGLFIVLPVISLYADSFHSSSPLLVGLAVGGAYLTQIIFQTPMGILSDKIGRKVVVMVCLLLFLIGSLVCFIANDIVWLVIGRFIQGMGALGGVVSAMVADEVKEEERTKAMAIMGAFIFISFTISMAIGPGVVAFFGGAKWLFLLTAILTLLSLLMLLKVKDAPKISYQIKNIKAYQPNSKALYLLYLSSFFEKAFMTLIFVLIPLALVNEFHKDESFLILVYVPGALLGVLSMGIASVMAEKYNKPKGVMLSGVLLFIVSYMCLFLADSSFLGKYLWLFIVGVAFFFIGFATLEPIMQSLASKFAKANEKGKVLGQFTTFGYLGSFVGGVSGGLSYHHLGVSNTSLIVVALGLIWGLSLFLLHNPSKQKNVYFPLDAYNEEQFETLGDKIIEWYVNISEEIIIVKYNSDHISEEEIIHLAQNFRK; encoded by the coding sequence TTGCGGTTTTTAGGGCTTTTTATCGTTTTGCCGGTCATTAGTTTGTATGCGGATAGTTTCCATTCAAGCAGTCCCTTACTCGTGGGGTTGGCTGTGGGCGGAGCGTATCTTACGCAAATTATTTTTCAAACCCCCATGGGCATTCTTAGCGATAAAATCGGCCGTAAGGTGGTCGTTATGGTGTGCTTATTGTTGTTTTTAATTGGATCGTTAGTGTGTTTTATAGCGAACGATATTGTTTGGCTCGTTATCGGGCGCTTCATTCAAGGCATGGGGGCTTTAGGGGGGGTTGTTAGCGCAATGGTGGCTGATGAAGTGAAAGAAGAAGAGCGCACCAAAGCGATGGCCATCATGGGGGCGTTTATTTTCATTAGCTTCACCATAAGCATGGCGATTGGCCCTGGGGTTGTGGCGTTTTTTGGGGGGGCAAAATGGCTCTTCTTGCTCACGGCGATCTTAACTTTATTGAGTTTATTGATGCTTTTAAAAGTCAAAGACGCCCCTAAAATTTCTTACCAGATCAAAAACATAAAAGCTTACCAACCCAACTCTAAAGCCTTGTATCTTTTGTATCTAAGCTCTTTTTTTGAAAAAGCGTTCATGACGCTTATTTTTGTGCTGATCCCTTTAGCCTTAGTGAATGAATTTCATAAAGATGAAAGTTTTTTGATCTTGGTGTATGTGCCTGGAGCCTTATTAGGGGTTTTAAGCATGGGAATAGCGAGCGTTATGGCTGAAAAATACAACAAGCCTAAGGGGGTGATGCTTTCTGGCGTATTGTTGTTTATTGTGAGTTATATGTGCTTGTTTTTAGCCGACTCTAGCTTTTTAGGGAAATATTTATGGCTTTTTATTGTTGGGGTGGCGTTTTTCTTTATTGGCTTTGCCACCTTAGAGCCTATCATGCAATCTTTAGCGTCCAAATTCGCTAAAGCAAACGAAAAAGGCAAGGTTTTAGGGCAATTCACTACTTTTGGCTATTTGGGGAGCTTTGTTGGGGGCGTGAGTGGGGGGTTGAGCTACCATCATTTAGGCGTTTCTAACACAAGCTTAATCGTTGTAGCTTTAGGGCTTATTTGGGGGCTATCGCTCTTTTTGCTCCATAACCCTTCCAAGCAAAAAAATGTCTATTTCCCCTTAGACGCTTATAATGAGGAACAATTTGAAACTTTAGGGGACAAAATCATTGAATGGTATGTCAATATTAGCGAAGAAATCATTATTGTGAAATATAATTCTGATCACATTAGCGAAGAAGAAATCATTCACTTAGCGCAAAACTTTAGAAAATAA
- a CDS encoding NupC/NupG family nucleoside CNT transporter, which yields MIFSSLFSVVGMAVLFLIAWVFSSNKRAINYRTIVSAFVIQVALGALALYVPLGREMLQGLASGIQSVISYGYEGVRFLFGNLAPNAKGDQGIGGFVFAINVLAIIIFFASLISLLYYLKIMPLVINLIGGALQKCLGTSKAESMSAAANIFVAHTEAPLVIKPYLKSMSDSEIFAVMCVGMASVAGPVLAGYASMGIPLPYLIAASFMSAPGGLLFAKIIYPQNETISSHADVSAEKHVNAIEAIANGASTGLNLALHVGAMLLAFVGMLALINGLLGVVGGFLGMEHLSLGLILGTLLKPLAFMLGIPWSQAGIAGEIIGIKIALNEFVGYMQLLPYLGDNPPLILSEKTKAIITFALCGFANLSSVAMLIGGLGSLVPKKKDLIIRLALKAVLVGTLSNFMSATIAGLFIGLNAH from the coding sequence ATGATTTTTAGCTCTCTTTTTAGTGTTGTAGGGATGGCGGTGCTTTTTCTTATTGCTTGGGTGTTTTCTAGCAATAAAAGGGCTATAAATTATCGCACGATTGTCAGTGCCTTTGTGATCCAAGTGGCTTTAGGGGCGTTGGCTTTATATGTGCCTTTGGGTAGGGAAATGCTGCAAGGCTTAGCCAGCGGCATACAAAGCGTGATTTCTTACGGCTATGAGGGGGTGCGTTTTTTATTTGGTAATCTCGCTCCAAACGCTAAGGGCGATCAAGGGATAGGGGGGTTTGTCTTTGCGATCAATGTTTTAGCGATCATTATCTTTTTTGCTAGCTTGATTTCACTTCTATATTATTTAAAAATCATGCCTTTAGTGATCAACCTCATCGGTGGGGCGTTGCAAAAATGCTTAGGCACTTCTAAAGCAGAAAGCATGAGCGCAGCGGCTAATATTTTTGTGGCGCACACCGAAGCGCCCTTAGTCATTAAACCTTATTTGAAAAGCATGAGCGATTCAGAGATTTTTGCGGTCATGTGCGTGGGCATGGCTAGCGTTGCGGGGCCTGTGTTAGCCGGGTATGCGAGCATGGGCATTCCTTTGCCTTATTTAATCGCCGCATCGTTTATGTCCGCTCCTGGAGGTTTGTTGTTCGCTAAAATCATTTACCCGCAAAACGAAACCATTTCTAGCCATGCAGATGTTTCTGCAGAAAAGCATGTCAATGCCATAGAAGCTATCGCTAATGGGGCAAGCACAGGGCTAAATTTAGCCTTGCATGTGGGAGCGATGCTTTTAGCCTTTGTGGGGATGCTCGCGCTCATTAACGGGCTTTTAGGGGTTGTAGGGGGGTTTTTAGGCATGGAGCATTTGTCTTTAGGGTTGATTTTAGGCACACTCTTAAAACCCTTAGCCTTTATGCTAGGCATTCCGTGGAGTCAGGCTGGGATTGCTGGAGAAATCATAGGCATTAAAATCGCGCTCAATGAATTTGTGGGCTATATGCAATTATTGCCTTATTTGGGCGATAACCCTCCTTTAATCTTGAGCGAGAAAACCAAAGCGATCATCACTTTTGCGTTGTGCGGATTCGCTAACTTAAGCTCAGTCGCTATGCTCATTGGGGGGCTTGGTAGTTTAGTGCCTAAAAAGAAGGATCTCATTATAAGGCTTGCTTTAAAAGCGGTGCTTGTAGGCACGCTTTCTAATTTCATGAGCGCGACTATCGCCGGGTTATTCATAGGACTAAACGCTCATTAA
- the deoD gene encoding purine-nucleoside phosphorylase, with protein MTPHINAKIGDFYPQCLLCGDPLRVSYIAKKFLQDAKEITNVRNMLGFSGKYKGKGISLMGHGMGIASCTIYVTELIKTYQVKELLRIGTCGAISPKVGLKDIIMATGASTDSKTNRVRFLNHDLSATPDFELSLRAYQTAKRLGIDLKVGNVFSSDFFYSFETHAFDLMAQYNHLAIEMEAAGLYATAMELNAKALCLCSVSDHLITKEALSPKERIESFDNMITLALEMMS; from the coding sequence ATGACCCCTCACATCAACGCTAAAATCGGCGATTTTTATCCTCAATGCCTTTTATGCGGCGATCCTTTAAGGGTGAGCTACATTGCGAAAAAATTCTTACAAGACGCCAAAGAGATCACGAATGTGCGTAACATGCTAGGCTTTAGCGGGAAGTATAAGGGTAAGGGGATTTCTTTAATGGGGCATGGCATGGGCATTGCGTCATGCACGATTTATGTAACCGAACTCATTAAAACCTATCAGGTTAAAGAGCTTTTAAGGATTGGCACTTGCGGGGCGATTAGCCCAAAAGTTGGCTTGAAAGACATTATCATGGCGACTGGAGCTTCAACGGATTCTAAAACCAATCGGGTGCGTTTTTTAAACCACGATTTGAGCGCAACGCCTGATTTTGAATTGAGTTTAAGAGCGTATCAAACAGCAAAGCGTTTGGGTATTGATTTGAAAGTGGGCAATGTTTTTTCAAGCGATTTTTTCTATTCTTTTGAAACGCATGCCTTTGATTTGATGGCCCAATACAACCATTTGGCTATTGAAATGGAAGCGGCAGGGTTATACGCCACGGCGATGGAATTGAACGCTAAAGCTTTATGCTTATGCTCAGTTTCAGATCACTTAATCACTAAAGAAGCCTTAAGCCCTAAAGAAAGAATAGAAAGCTTTGATAACATGATAACTTTGGCTTTAGAGATGATGAGTTAG
- a CDS encoding HP1184 family multidrug efflux MATE transporter — protein MLKKKIDLHKDSIRKLFFYYFIPLAFSMISLSTYSMIDGMFVGKKLGKEAIAAVNIAWPIFPGLIAYELLFGFGAASIVGYFLGQNKTHRARLVFSSVFYFVAISAFILSMALLPFSETIARFFGSNDALLGMSKRYIEIILMGSVFMVLHPLADVFVVNDKRPILAMVAMLIGSLANIFFNYLFIFVLEVGVQGSAIATVIGHAIGVLVLMQHFWRKKGQLYFIKRFSLSSVISSAKSGVPQSTAEFSASIMILLFNTAIMHTAGERFVSMYGIVMYNAIIFFTTLFAISQGIQPIASFSYGARNLERVRAVFVFGLKAAFCIGIVFYGAYYFLDEFLIKLYLQPSEQDPLFMQETKRAMNIYYVGYVFLGMTLLCAVFFQSIQRTKSSFIITLSHTLGFIVILLPILSHFYGINGVWVTYPIAQFLAFLVALGVTYYEIKKGVFTTYKEQNLVILKT, from the coding sequence ATGCTCAAAAAAAAGATTGATTTGCATAAAGATTCTATTAGGAAGCTCTTTTTTTATTATTTTATCCCTTTAGCTTTTTCTATGATTTCACTTTCCACTTATTCTATGATAGACGGCATGTTTGTGGGCAAGAAACTGGGTAAAGAAGCTATCGCTGCGGTCAATATCGCATGGCCTATTTTTCCAGGGCTTATTGCGTATGAATTGCTTTTTGGTTTTGGGGCAGCGAGCATTGTGGGGTATTTTTTGGGTCAAAATAAAACCCATAGGGCTAGGCTTGTGTTTAGCAGCGTGTTTTATTTTGTCGCTATAAGCGCCTTTATTTTGAGCATGGCGTTATTGCCGTTTAGCGAAACTATCGCGCGTTTTTTTGGGAGCAATGACGCTTTATTGGGCATGTCCAAACGCTACATTGAAATCATTTTAATGGGATCTGTTTTTATGGTTTTGCACCCTTTGGCGGATGTTTTTGTGGTGAATGACAAACGCCCCATTTTAGCGATGGTAGCGATGCTGATTGGTTCGTTAGCGAATATCTTTTTCAACTACTTGTTTATTTTTGTTTTGGAAGTGGGGGTTCAAGGCAGCGCGATAGCCACCGTGATAGGGCATGCGATAGGGGTTTTAGTCTTAATGCAGCATTTTTGGCGCAAAAAAGGGCAATTGTATTTCATCAAACGATTTTCCTTGTCTTCAGTCATTTCTTCAGCTAAAAGCGGTGTGCCTCAAAGCACGGCGGAATTTAGCGCTTCTATTATGATTTTATTGTTTAATACCGCTATCATGCACACGGCTGGGGAAAGGTTTGTGAGCATGTATGGGATCGTTATGTATAATGCGATTATCTTTTTTACGACTTTGTTTGCGATTTCTCAAGGCATCCAACCGATTGCGAGCTTTAGCTATGGGGCTAGAAATTTAGAACGCGTGCGAGCCGTGTTTGTCTTTGGTTTGAAAGCGGCGTTTTGTATAGGGATTGTTTTCTATGGCGCTTATTATTTCTTAGATGAATTTTTAATCAAGCTTTATTTGCAGCCAAGCGAACAAGACCCCCTTTTTATGCAAGAGACTAAAAGAGCGATGAATATTTATTATGTTGGCTATGTTTTTTTAGGCATGACTTTGTTGTGCGCGGTGTTTTTCCAATCCATCCAACGCACTAAAAGTTCGTTTATCATCACCCTTTCGCACACGCTGGGGTTTATAGTTATTCTATTGCCGATTTTAAGTCATTTCTATGGGATTAATGGCGTTTGGGTAACTTACCCTATTGCGCAATTTTTAGCGTTTTTAGTAGCGTTAGGGGTAACTTATTATGAAATCAAAAAAGGGGTTTTCACCACTTATAAAGAGCAAAATCTCGTTATTTTGAAAACTTAA
- a CDS encoding tRNA 2-thiocytidine biosynthesis TtcA family protein, protein MAYEISKKVLHIVGKTNATYKLIEEGDKILLGLSGGKDSIMLACILARMQKHAPFKFDFKAVTVHYGLGENLKWLSDLCKEQGIEHEIIYTQIAATINEKRREKSSFCSFCSRLRRGTLYSKALEEGYNKVAIAHHLDDAVESFFMNFTYNGSLRSMPPIYRAENGLLVIRPLIKVREASSIHFVTSQNIPVAPDCNCPAKQPTSDKPPIARLATKNFLKEMQNLHPHFFDSLENAFNNVQANSFSDAKYLDA, encoded by the coding sequence ATGGCCTATGAAATTTCCAAAAAAGTCTTACACATTGTAGGCAAGACCAACGCCACTTACAAACTCATAGAAGAAGGCGATAAAATCTTGTTAGGGTTGAGTGGGGGTAAGGATTCTATCATGCTCGCTTGCATCTTAGCTAGGATGCAAAAACATGCCCCTTTCAAATTTGATTTTAAAGCGGTTACCGTGCATTATGGTTTGGGCGAAAATTTAAAATGGTTGAGCGATTTGTGCAAAGAACAAGGCATTGAGCATGAGATCATTTACACCCAAATCGCTGCCACGATCAACGAAAAACGCCGTGAAAAAAGCTCGTTTTGTTCGTTTTGCTCTCGTTTGAGGCGAGGGACTTTGTATTCTAAGGCTTTAGAAGAAGGCTATAATAAAGTCGCTATCGCGCACCATTTAGATGATGCGGTGGAGAGCTTTTTTATGAATTTCACTTATAACGGGAGTTTGAGGAGCATGCCCCCCATTTATAGGGCTGAAAACGGCTTGTTGGTGATCCGCCCTTTGATTAAGGTTCGAGAAGCCAGTAGCATTCATTTTGTCACTTCTCAAAATATCCCAGTTGCCCCTGATTGCAATTGCCCAGCCAAACAGCCCACCTCTGATAAGCCTCCTATCGCGCGATTAGCCACTAAAAATTTCTTAAAAGAAATGCAAAACTTGCACCCTCATTTCTTTGACAGCTTAGAAAACGCGTTTAATAACGTTCAGGCGAACAGCTTTAGCGACGCTAAGTATTTAGACGCTTAA
- a CDS encoding carbonic anhydrase → MKKTFLIALALATSLIGTENTKWDYKNKENGPHRWDKLHKDFEVCKSGKSQSPINIEHYYHTQDKADLQFKYAASKPKAVFFTHHTLKASFEPTNHINYRGHDYVLDNVHFHAPMEFLINNKTRPLSAHFVHKDAKGRLLVLAIGFEEGKENPNLNPILEGIQKKQNFKEVALDAFLPKSINYYHFNGSLTAPPCTEGVAWFVIEEPLEVSAKQLAEIKKRMKNSPNQRPVQPDYNTVIIKSSAETR, encoded by the coding sequence ATGAAAAAAACTTTTTTGATCGCTTTAGCGTTAGCCACTTCTCTTATAGGCACTGAAAACACCAAATGGGATTATAAAAATAAAGAAAATGGCCCGCACCGCTGGGACAAATTGCACAAAGATTTTGAAGTGTGCAAAAGCGGTAAAAGCCAATCGCCCATCAACATTGAGCATTACTACCACACGCAAGATAAAGCCGATTTGCAATTCAAATACGCCGCTTCCAAACCTAAAGCGGTCTTTTTCACTCATCATACTTTAAAAGCTTCGTTTGAGCCGACTAACCACATCAATTATAGAGGGCATGACTATGTGCTAGATAATGTGCATTTCCACGCCCCTATGGAGTTTTTAATCAATAATAAAACCAGGCCTTTGAGTGCGCATTTCGTACATAAAGACGCTAAAGGGCGTTTGTTAGTGTTAGCGATAGGTTTTGAAGAAGGGAAAGAAAATCCTAATCTCAATCCTATTTTAGAAGGCATTCAAAAGAAACAAAATTTTAAAGAGGTGGCTTTAGACGCTTTCTTGCCTAAAAGCATCAATTACTACCATTTTAACGGCTCTCTCACCGCTCCTCCTTGCACAGAAGGGGTGGCATGGTTTGTGATAGAAGAGCCTTTGGAAGTCTCTGCCAAACAATTGGCTGAAATCAAAAAACGCATGAAAAATTCGCCTAACCAACGCCCCGTCCAGCCTGACTACAACACCGTAATCATTAAAAGCTCAGCTGAGACCCGCTAA
- a CDS encoding sugar transporter produces MMITKQSYQRFALMRVFVFSLSAFIFNTTEFVPVALLSDIAKSFEMESATVGLMITAYAWVVSLGSLPLMLLSAKIERKRLLLFLFALFIASHILSALAWNFWVLLLSRMGIAFAHSIFWSITASLVIRVAPRNKKQQALGLLALGSSLAMILGLPLGRIIGQILDWRSTFGVIGGVATLIMLLMWKLLPHLPSRNAGTLASVPILMKRPLLMGIYLLVIMVISGHFTTYSYIEPFIIQISQFSPDITTLMLFVFGLAGMAGSFLFGRLYAKNSRKFIAFAMVLVICPQLLLFLFKNSEWVVFLQIFLWGIGITSLGISLQMRVLQLAPDATDVASAIFSGSYNVGIGSGALFGSIVIHQLGLEYIGFVGGALGLLALFWLRFITIKFKKT; encoded by the coding sequence ATGATGATAACCAAACAATCGTATCAAAGATTCGCCTTAATGCGGGTTTTTGTGTTTTCGCTTTCGGCGTTTATTTTTAACACCACGGAGTTTGTCCCTGTCGCGCTCTTATCAGATATTGCGAAAAGTTTTGAAATGGAGAGCGCAACAGTGGGGCTTATGATCACTGCTTATGCATGGGTGGTGTCTCTTGGCTCATTGCCCTTGATGCTGCTTAGCGCTAAGATTGAAAGGAAACGCTTATTGCTTTTTCTTTTCGCCCTTTTTATTGCTAGTCATATCCTTTCAGCACTAGCATGGAATTTTTGGGTGCTACTCCTTTCTCGTATGGGTATCGCTTTTGCCCACTCTATTTTTTGGTCCATCACGGCTTCTTTAGTCATTCGTGTCGCGCCAAGAAACAAAAAACAACAGGCCTTAGGGCTGTTAGCGTTAGGGAGTTCGTTAGCGATGATTTTAGGTTTGCCGCTTGGGAGAATCATCGGGCAAATTCTAGATTGGCGATCCACTTTTGGCGTGATTGGGGGCGTTGCGACTCTTATAATGCTGCTTATGTGGAAATTGCTCCCGCATTTACCGAGTAGAAACGCCGGCACGCTCGCAAGTGTCCCCATATTAATGAAACGCCCGCTTTTAATGGGGATTTATTTGCTTGTGATCATGGTTATCTCTGGGCATTTCACCACTTATAGCTATATTGAGCCTTTTATCATTCAAATCAGCCAATTTTCTCCTGACATTACGACGCTAATGCTGTTTGTGTTTGGGTTAGCAGGCATGGCAGGGAGTTTTTTATTCGGCCGTTTGTATGCGAAAAATTCAAGAAAATTTATCGCTTTTGCAATGGTTTTAGTCATTTGCCCGCAACTCTTGCTTTTTTTGTTTAAAAATTCAGAGTGGGTGGTTTTCTTGCAAATTTTCTTATGGGGGATTGGGATCACTTCGCTTGGGATTTCCTTGCAAATGAGGGTGTTACAGCTCGCGCCAGATGCCACAGATGTCGCGAGCGCGATTTTTTCGGGGAGTTATAATGTGGGGATTGGATCAGGAGCGCTGTTTGGCAGTATTGTGATCCACCAATTAGGGCTAGAGTATATTGGCTTTGTGGGTGGGGCTTTGGGGTTGTTGGCGCTATTTTGGCTTAGATTCATTACGATAAAATTTAAAAAAACATGA
- a CDS encoding phosphopentomutase, which yields MQKRVVVLLLDSFGIGASEDAKDFGDLGANTLGNIAKACFNNLADSNDRNGALKLPYLESLGLGLSALKAANELPLGFDSQPNLIGAYTYAQELSSAKDTISGHWEMMGAPVLFEWGYFKDKNDSFPKEILDEIVRKTKIKGYLGNCHASGTEIIKDLGEKHLETLYPIFYTSADSVFQIAAHEEKFGLDHLYALCEEAFQILEPLKIARVIARPFIGANREDFKRTAKRKDYAIKPHKKLLFETFIEEKQGEVISIGKIADIYAHVGITQKFKAGSLMELCDVTLERVKNAKNNSLIFTNFVHFDSDYGHRRDVSGYANALEYFDTRLKEILDNLRENDLLILCADHGCDPSFKGTDHTREYIPVLFYHKDLQPAFLGKSESFADIGQSIAYFLGLSPLDYGKNLLKFKGQP from the coding sequence ATGCAAAAAAGAGTGGTGGTTTTATTATTGGATTCTTTTGGTATAGGGGCTAGCGAAGACGCTAAAGATTTTGGCGATTTGGGGGCGAACACTTTAGGCAATATCGCTAAGGCTTGTTTCAATAACCTGGCTGATTCTAACGATCGCAATGGGGCTTTGAAACTGCCTTATTTAGAGAGTTTGGGTTTAGGTTTGAGCGCTTTAAAAGCTGCAAATGAATTGCCTTTGGGTTTTGATTCTCAACCTAATTTAATAGGGGCTTACACTTATGCGCAAGAACTTTCTAGCGCCAAGGATACGATTTCTGGGCATTGGGAGATGATGGGCGCGCCCGTTCTTTTTGAATGGGGGTATTTTAAAGACAAAAATGATTCGTTTCCTAAAGAAATTTTAGATGAAATTGTGCGTAAAACTAAGATTAAGGGCTATTTAGGGAATTGCCACGCATCAGGGACGGAAATCATTAAAGATTTAGGCGAAAAGCATTTAGAAACTTTATACCCCATTTTTTACACTTCAGCGGATTCGGTGTTTCAAATCGCTGCGCATGAAGAAAAGTTTGGGCTTGATCATTTATACGCTCTTTGTGAAGAAGCGTTTCAAATTCTAGAGCCTTTAAAGATCGCCAGAGTGATCGCACGCCCCTTTATTGGCGCCAATAGAGAGGATTTCAAGCGCACCGCTAAGCGCAAAGACTATGCGATAAAGCCCCATAAAAAATTGCTTTTTGAAACATTCATTGAAGAAAAGCAGGGCGAAGTCATTAGCATTGGAAAAATCGCTGATATTTACGCTCATGTGGGGATCACTCAAAAGTTCAAAGCCGGTAGTTTGATGGAATTATGCGATGTTACTTTAGAGCGAGTCAAAAACGCCAAAAACAACAGCTTGATTTTCACGAATTTTGTGCATTTTGATAGCGATTATGGGCATCGGCGCGATGTTAGCGGGTATGCTAACGCTTTAGAGTATTTTGATACGCGTTTAAAAGAGATTTTAGACAATTTAAGGGAAAACGATTTGCTCATTCTTTGTGCCGATCATGGGTGTGATCCCAGCTTTAAAGGCACCGATCACACACGAGAATACATTCCTGTTTTGTTCTATCACAAGGATTTGCAACCAGCCTTTTTAGGCAAGAGCGAGTCGTTTGCGGATATTGGGCAGAGTATCGCTTATTTTTTAGGATTAAGCCCCCTAGATTATGGCAAAAACTTACTAAAATTTAAAGGACAACCATGA
- a CDS encoding cation:proton antiporter, which yields MHAEFFTFALIMLLIVIAPYVSRISRLPITVVEILFGSVGAYVGFIEPTKGFEIMSEIGFLFLMFLCGLEVEIYLFKKLGVSLLKRIFAYLLILYTLSFILTFSLNLEPIFMVIFPIISLGMIMTLVKDYRKEILWLDLVLKVGVIGELLSIFGLVVVDGVYSHGLGMDLIKDLGILIVFLILIIVAFQIFKTLFWWFPHLKLFVMPKSSQFNQDVRFSLMLFFSLVAIVVWLKIEMVLGAFLAGLVVSTFFPHKSELIHKLNDVGFGFFVPLFFIHVGSTLDLKLVFLNPHLILQGILIVIAMLSLHLITSTLLWRKYFKEAKHLFSFALGASMPLTFLVTTAAVGLKAQAISQNTYYALLMAAIFEGVLFTIAIKMLNKKA from the coding sequence ATGCATGCAGAATTTTTCACTTTCGCGCTCATTATGCTTTTAATCGTGATAGCCCCTTATGTGTCTAGAATCTCTCGTTTGCCTATCACGGTCGTGGAGATTTTATTCGGGTCTGTTGGGGCGTATGTGGGTTTTATTGAGCCAACTAAAGGCTTTGAAATCATGTCTGAAATTGGCTTTTTGTTTTTAATGTTTTTATGCGGTTTGGAAGTGGAAATTTATTTGTTCAAAAAATTAGGGGTTTCTCTTTTAAAACGCATTTTTGCTTATCTGTTGATCTTATACACGCTTTCGTTTATTCTTACTTTTAGCCTTAATTTAGAGCCTATTTTCATGGTGATTTTCCCTATTATCAGTTTGGGCATGATCATGACTTTAGTCAAAGATTATCGCAAAGAGATTTTGTGGCTTGATTTGGTTTTAAAAGTGGGCGTTATTGGGGAATTGTTAAGCATTTTTGGTTTGGTGGTCGTGGATGGGGTGTATTCGCATGGTTTGGGCATGGATTTGATTAAAGATTTAGGCATTCTCATTGTTTTTTTAATTTTAATTATCGTGGCGTTTCAAATCTTTAAGACTTTGTTTTGGTGGTTCCCGCATTTAAAGCTTTTTGTGATGCCTAAAAGCAGTCAGTTTAACCAGGATGTGCGTTTTTCGCTCATGCTCTTTTTTTCCTTGGTTGCGATCGTGGTGTGGCTCAAAATAGAAATGGTTTTAGGGGCGTTTTTGGCGGGGTTAGTCGTTTCTACTTTTTTCCCTCATAAATCAGAGTTGATTCACAAGCTCAATGATGTGGGTTTTGGGTTTTTTGTGCCTTTGTTTTTCATCCATGTAGGCTCCACTTTAGACTTAAAATTAGTGTTTTTAAACCCGCATTTGATCCTTCAAGGGATACTGATTGTCATAGCGATGTTAAGCTTGCACTTGATCACTTCAACCTTATTGTGGCGCAAATACTTTAAAGAAGCCAAGCATTTATTTTCATTCGCTTTAGGGGCTTCTATGCCTTTAACTTTTTTAGTAACCACTGCGGCGGTAGGCTTAAAAGCGCAAGCGATCTCACAAAACACCTACTACGCATTGCTCATGGCGGCTATTTTTGAAGGGGTGTTATTCACGATTGCGATCAAAATGCTCAACAAAAAAGCTTAA